The following are from one region of the Hymenobacter radiodurans genome:
- a CDS encoding threonine synthase, with protein sequence MSVSTETTTHIQALECSACGLQHSAFKLQKVSTCCSMPLVATYDLHQPIPKSSINQLDGSMWRYQALLPLLDEANKVTLGEGFTPILPLSTLARQYGLRSLVLKDEGQNPTGSFKARGLSMAISKALELGVSGCIIPTAGNAGVAMAAYCAKAGLKAVVAMPRHTPNAFKEECYWYGAEVQLIDGLINDCAAWVREKNANGELLDVSTLKEPYRLEGKKTMGYEIAEQLNWQLPDVILYPAGGGTGLIGIWKALREMQAIGWLPLGGKLPRMIAVQAENCCPLLETYLGKQANSHNYNGKPTIANGLAVPRPLGEPLMLRVLQESGGTVVGISDEEMIEGMRELSRQEGLFVAPEGGAVWMAARKLLQEGSISPTEQILLLNTGSGQKYMDNVAGRFNN encoded by the coding sequence ATGTCAGTTAGTACCGAAACCACCACCCATATCCAAGCGCTGGAATGCTCGGCCTGCGGGCTGCAGCACTCCGCTTTTAAGCTTCAAAAAGTATCGACGTGTTGCAGTATGCCCTTGGTGGCCACCTACGATCTGCACCAGCCCATTCCTAAAAGCAGCATCAACCAACTCGATGGCAGCATGTGGCGCTACCAGGCCCTGCTGCCACTCCTTGATGAGGCAAATAAAGTAACGCTGGGCGAAGGCTTTACGCCCATACTGCCGCTTTCTACTTTGGCTCGCCAGTACGGACTGCGCTCATTGGTGCTTAAGGATGAAGGCCAGAACCCCACCGGCTCCTTCAAAGCGCGCGGCCTGAGCATGGCCATTTCTAAGGCTTTGGAGCTTGGTGTGAGCGGCTGCATTATCCCAACTGCTGGTAATGCTGGCGTGGCTATGGCCGCCTACTGCGCCAAAGCGGGTTTGAAAGCCGTAGTAGCCATGCCCCGCCATACCCCAAACGCTTTTAAAGAGGAATGCTACTGGTACGGCGCTGAAGTGCAGCTAATCGACGGCCTCATCAACGACTGCGCCGCTTGGGTGCGCGAAAAAAACGCCAACGGTGAGCTGCTGGATGTCTCGACCCTGAAGGAGCCCTACCGCTTGGAAGGCAAGAAAACCATGGGCTACGAAATTGCTGAGCAACTTAACTGGCAGCTGCCCGACGTGATTCTATACCCCGCCGGCGGTGGCACAGGCCTTATCGGCATTTGGAAAGCACTGCGCGAAATGCAGGCCATCGGCTGGTTGCCATTGGGGGGCAAATTGCCGCGCATGATAGCCGTGCAAGCCGAAAACTGCTGCCCTCTGCTGGAGACGTACCTAGGCAAGCAGGCCAACTCGCATAATTATAACGGCAAACCCACTATCGCCAACGGTCTGGCCGTGCCGCGCCCATTGGGGGAGCCGCTGATGCTGCGTGTGCTGCAAGAGTCGGGTGGTACGGTAGTCGGTATTTCTGATGAAGAGATGATAGAAGGGATGCGTGAGCTAAGCCGCCAAGAAGGCTTATTTGTGGCGCCCGAAGGTGGTGCCGTGTGGATGGCGGCTCGTAAGCTGCTGCAAGAAGGCTCCATAAGCCCTACCGAACAGATTTTGCTTCTGAATACTGGCTCTGGCCAGAAGTACATGGACAATGTAGCCGGCCGATTCAACAATTAG
- a CDS encoding LysR family transcriptional regulator, with protein MLSHKHEIFLEVARLLSFTKASQTLFISQSAISKQIKALEEYYKTGLFERLGNSVVLTPGGKLLYKKLLVAKQLQHELHQEFVKISEDFSPRIQMMIGASTTISLYVLPPVLSAYLEQNPNTQLTLKNRNSENILKALLEHEIDLGVIEGINKVSNVTYTPFLTDEVIAVCSAKNPLKQQQLSAQDLYSIPLALRESGSGTLAVLEEALAQKHVKLSELPVKVRLGGTEALKNFVRVDTCLAFLPRQAVVKELISGELVQVQIPDLPMVRHFNFIQRRGTENNLPYKNFVQFTKRYYSKTE; from the coding sequence ATGCTTTCCCACAAGCACGAAATTTTTCTGGAAGTGGCCCGCTTGCTGAGCTTTACCAAAGCCAGCCAGACGCTATTCATCAGCCAATCGGCTATCAGCAAGCAGATAAAGGCGCTGGAAGAGTATTACAAAACGGGCCTCTTCGAGCGCCTCGGCAATAGCGTAGTACTGACGCCGGGGGGCAAATTGCTGTATAAAAAGCTGCTCGTAGCCAAGCAGCTGCAACATGAGCTGCACCAGGAGTTTGTAAAAATCAGCGAAGACTTTTCGCCCCGCATTCAAATGATGATTGGGGCCAGCACCACCATTTCGCTTTACGTTTTGCCCCCCGTACTCTCGGCGTATCTAGAGCAAAACCCAAATACTCAGCTCACCCTCAAAAACCGCAACAGCGAGAACATTTTGAAGGCGCTGCTGGAGCACGAAATTGATTTGGGTGTTATTGAGGGCATTAATAAAGTCAGCAACGTTACCTACACGCCCTTCCTGACCGACGAGGTAATAGCAGTGTGCTCGGCCAAGAACCCGCTGAAGCAACAGCAGCTGAGCGCCCAGGACTTGTATAGCATTCCCCTGGCGTTGCGTGAGTCGGGTTCGGGTACGCTGGCGGTGCTGGAGGAAGCTTTGGCACAAAAGCATGTGAAGCTGAGCGAGCTGCCCGTAAAGGTGCGCTTAGGTGGCACGGAAGCGCTCAAGAACTTCGTGCGGGTAGATACCTGCTTAGCCTTTTTGCCTCGGCAAGCAGTAGTAAAAGAGTTGATCTCGGGCGAACTGGTACAGGTGCAAATTCCGGATTTGCCCATGGTGCGCCACTTTAATTTTATACAGCGCAGAGGCACTGAGAACAATCTGCCTTATAAAAACTTCGTGCAATTCACGAAGCGCTATTATTCCAAAACGGAATAG
- the blaOXA gene encoding class D beta-lactamase: MRLPLLSLLLLLRFFTASAQGIVERNFQKYFDEYGLQGSFLLLDADAKQYTAYNLKRCRQGFLPASTFKIPNTLIGLETGAVRDTSEIFRWDGVTRTISAAWNQDMTLATALRVSCVPCYQQLARRIGAVRYNQWLPKLQYGRMVVTPATVDMFWLEGPSRITQFEEMDFLQRMERNQLPIARQHQETVKALLVLSRGKGWTLRGKTGWTSTKEYNNGWFVGWLEQNGKPYFFALNVEPKNNGPATEAFIKGRRALTEKLLRQEFKLMQ; this comes from the coding sequence ATGCGTCTGCCGCTACTCTCGCTGCTTTTGCTGCTTCGTTTCTTCACCGCCTCCGCCCAAGGCATAGTTGAGCGCAACTTTCAGAAATACTTCGACGAATATGGGCTGCAAGGCTCCTTTCTACTGTTAGATGCCGATGCCAAGCAATACACCGCTTATAACCTGAAGCGCTGCCGCCAGGGCTTTCTGCCCGCCTCCACTTTCAAAATTCCAAACACCCTTATTGGCCTGGAAACTGGAGCCGTGCGCGATACCAGCGAAATATTCCGCTGGGATGGCGTGACCCGGACTATCTCGGCGGCCTGGAACCAGGATATGACGCTGGCCACGGCTCTGCGCGTGTCGTGTGTACCGTGTTACCAGCAGTTGGCCCGCCGCATTGGAGCCGTGCGCTACAACCAATGGCTGCCGAAGCTGCAGTATGGGCGCATGGTCGTGACGCCGGCTACGGTGGACATGTTTTGGCTGGAAGGCCCTTCGCGCATCACGCAGTTTGAGGAAATGGATTTTCTGCAACGCATGGAGCGCAACCAGTTGCCGATAGCGCGGCAGCATCAGGAAACGGTAAAAGCGCTGTTGGTGCTGAGCCGGGGTAAGGGCTGGACATTGCGCGGCAAAACCGGCTGGACTTCCACCAAAGAATACAACAACGGCTGGTTTGTGGGCTGGCTGGAACAAAACGGCAAGCCGTACTTTTTCGCGTTAAACGTAGAGCCCAAAAACAACGGCCCCGCTACGGAAGCCTTCATCAAAGGACGCCGCGCCCTAACCGAGAAACTGCTGCGTCAGGAGTTTAAGTTGATGCAGTAG
- a CDS encoding M28 family peptidase: MSANPSRLYADVEFLTSIQPARNYLNLASLNKAADYIKAEFEKLSAQVEEQPFRADGRDYRNIIASFGPPDAERIILGAHYDVFGEQPGADDNASAVAGLLETARLLHEQQPLLKRRLDLVAYPNEEPPYFATDFMGSAIHAYLLHLQKVRVRAMICYEMIGYFSDVPGSQRFPDDSLAKLYPHTGNFITVVGKTGQEEITQRLQTLMRKHTDLDVQRINLPPSYGLVGLSDHRNYWTYDYQAVMINDTSFLRNPHYHQPTDTIDTLDFKRMAEVVNGVWGAILEL; encoded by the coding sequence ATGTCTGCTAACCCATCCCGCCTCTACGCCGATGTCGAGTTCCTGACGTCCATTCAGCCGGCCCGCAACTACCTCAATCTCGCGTCGCTGAACAAAGCGGCCGATTATATCAAAGCCGAGTTTGAAAAGCTGAGTGCTCAGGTAGAAGAGCAGCCTTTTCGGGCCGACGGCCGCGACTATCGTAACATCATTGCCTCATTTGGGCCGCCTGATGCTGAGCGCATTATTCTGGGGGCTCATTACGATGTATTTGGTGAGCAGCCCGGTGCCGACGACAATGCCAGCGCGGTAGCTGGCCTGCTCGAAACGGCGCGTTTGCTGCACGAGCAACAACCCTTACTGAAGCGCCGCCTCGATCTGGTTGCTTACCCGAACGAGGAGCCGCCTTATTTCGCGACCGACTTTATGGGGAGCGCCATCCATGCCTACTTGCTCCATTTGCAGAAAGTGCGGGTGCGGGCCATGATTTGCTACGAGATGATCGGCTACTTCAGCGACGTGCCCGGTTCGCAGCGTTTCCCCGATGATAGCTTGGCCAAGCTGTATCCCCACACGGGTAATTTCATCACCGTTGTGGGTAAAACGGGACAGGAGGAAATAACCCAGCGCCTCCAAACCCTCATGCGCAAGCATACTGATCTGGATGTGCAACGCATCAATTTGCCCCCCAGCTATGGTTTGGTCGGCCTTTCAGACCACCGCAACTACTGGACCTATGACTATCAGGCGGTGATGATCAACGACACCTCCTTCCTGCGCAACCCTCACTACCACCAACCCACCGATACCATCGATACACTCGACTTCAAACGGATGGCCGAGGTCGTAAACGGCGTCTGGGGGGCAATTCTGGAGTTATAG